A window of Fluoribacter dumoffii NY 23 contains these coding sequences:
- a CDS encoding PRC-barrel domain-containing protein, giving the protein MNNPEIVKSDDVKGKEVKSPNMESLGEIEEIVLDKVSGQAKYVVLSFGGFLGMGEKYFAFPWKSIHYNDNEDCFILNVDKSQLKQEYGFDKNNWPDMASWPTTIDRYYH; this is encoded by the coding sequence ATGAATAATCCTGAAATTGTTAAATCAGACGATGTTAAAGGAAAGGAAGTAAAATCCCCTAATATGGAATCTTTAGGTGAAATTGAAGAAATAGTTTTAGATAAAGTTTCCGGACAAGCAAAATATGTTGTCTTATCCTTTGGTGGTTTTTTAGGTATGGGTGAAAAATATTTTGCTTTCCCATGGAAGAGCATTCATTACAATGATAATGAAGATTGTTTTATATTGAACGTAGACAAGTCACAATTAAAACAAGAATATGGATTTGATAAAAATAATTGGCCGGATATGGCTAGTTGGCCTACTACAATTGATCGATATTATCATTAA
- a CDS encoding UbiD family decarboxylase codes for MNNLRNWLDRLYNTNRLLVSKTHLNPKFEVMSWIEHYEGEKALFFPEPQGYEIPIVAGILGQRRWAAEAMKVNESEMLKSILKALHNPIPWHVVAQEKAPVHEVVLGKNIDILKLFPVVTHHEKDAGPYITSGLVHGLNLETGKQNTSINRLQVHAPDKLGILMLPRDLYAYHQYAESQDAPLPVTITIGDDPLTKLSSQMIAPRDQSELEIAGALMGQPLPVVKSYTNDVHIPAEAEIAIEGYIPPGLRALEGPFGEFPKYYTGSSMLPIVQITCITHRQKPIFETNHPSGLENIVLGGVPREASLLERIRLNFPNVLDLRLTPGGLGRYHMAIKMKKTQMGEAKNVICCALGCHYDIKFVVVVDEDIDIDDSNQIEWAVATRFQAERDLVVVHGALGSKLDPSAKKHTLGSKVGFDATLYLDEKDKFYVTRVPTPQNYLFPKVDNTMDEKFKDYIA; via the coding sequence ATGAATAATTTACGAAATTGGCTTGATCGCTTATATAACACCAACCGATTATTGGTCAGCAAAACTCATTTAAACCCTAAATTTGAAGTAATGAGTTGGATAGAGCACTATGAAGGGGAAAAAGCGCTTTTTTTTCCTGAGCCCCAAGGATATGAAATCCCTATCGTGGCTGGTATTTTAGGACAACGCCGCTGGGCTGCAGAGGCCATGAAAGTCAATGAGTCTGAAATGCTTAAATCCATATTAAAAGCATTGCACAATCCCATTCCCTGGCATGTCGTCGCTCAGGAAAAAGCGCCGGTGCATGAGGTGGTTCTTGGTAAAAATATAGATATTTTAAAATTATTCCCCGTCGTAACCCATCACGAAAAAGATGCTGGCCCTTATATTACTTCAGGATTAGTCCATGGTTTAAATTTGGAAACAGGAAAGCAAAATACATCAATCAATCGTCTGCAAGTTCATGCCCCGGATAAGCTAGGCATCCTGATGTTGCCTCGAGACCTTTATGCCTACCATCAATATGCTGAAAGTCAAGACGCCCCTTTACCTGTAACCATCACCATTGGAGACGATCCTTTAACAAAATTGTCATCACAAATGATTGCACCAAGAGATCAGTCGGAATTGGAAATTGCAGGTGCGCTCATGGGCCAACCTTTGCCTGTAGTTAAATCTTATACCAATGATGTCCATATCCCAGCTGAGGCAGAAATAGCTATCGAAGGTTATATTCCACCTGGTCTAAGAGCATTGGAGGGACCATTTGGAGAATTTCCCAAATACTATACGGGAAGTTCCATGTTACCTATAGTTCAAATTACTTGCATCACTCACAGACAAAAACCCATTTTTGAGACAAATCATCCTTCTGGTCTGGAAAATATTGTATTAGGAGGCGTCCCGCGAGAAGCCTCTTTACTCGAGCGAATTCGTTTAAACTTTCCAAACGTTTTGGATTTAAGATTAACTCCTGGGGGCTTAGGCCGTTACCATATGGCTATAAAAATGAAAAAAACGCAGATGGGTGAAGCGAAAAATGTAATTTGTTGTGCTCTGGGTTGTCATTACGACATTAAATTTGTAGTTGTAGTGGACGAAGACATCGATATTGATGACAGTAATCAAATAGAATGGGCTGTAGCTACTCGTTTTCAAGCTGAACGCGATCTTGTGGTTGTTCATGGCGCGCTTGGCTCCAAGCTGGATCCTTCTGCGAAAAAGCACACACTAGGTTCTAAAGTGGGATTTGATGCAACTTTGTATCTTGATGAGAAAGACAAGTTTTATGTCACCCGTGTACCCACCCCGCAAAACTACCTATTTCCAAAAGTAGATAATACAATGGATGAGAAATTTAAAGATTATATCGCCTAG
- a CDS encoding DUF4440 domain-containing protein: MVDTIANEIMAQEQKLLVRNEPVALLAELIDDEFIEYGSNGKMNDKKEAVRWLAEPNSFEIKGMDFESKFLSEDVFLLSYISEMKENHDSEGKFSRRISIWRKKNSRWQMILHHGISIDTPL, from the coding sequence ATGGTGGATACAATTGCCAATGAAATTATGGCACAGGAGCAAAAATTACTGGTCCGGAATGAACCAGTTGCCCTTTTGGCTGAATTAATTGATGATGAATTTATCGAATATGGCAGTAATGGTAAAATGAACGATAAAAAAGAAGCGGTTCGCTGGTTAGCAGAACCTAATTCTTTTGAAATTAAAGGCATGGATTTTGAGTCAAAATTTTTATCAGAGGATGTTTTTTTATTGAGCTATATTAGCGAAATGAAAGAAAATCATGATTCAGAAGGCAAGTTCTCAAGGCGTATCTCGATTTGGCGAAAAAAAAACAGTAGATGGCAGATGATTTTGCACCATGGAATATCAATCGATACTCCTTTATGA
- a CDS encoding oxidative damage protection protein yields MTRTVFCCKLKQEAEGLLKPPFPGVLGERVYNEVSKQAWNMWLAHQTMLINEYRLNLMEAKAREFLKEEMQKYFFGEGSDKPSGYTPLSSGE; encoded by the coding sequence ATGACGAGAACAGTATTTTGTTGTAAATTAAAACAAGAAGCCGAAGGTCTGCTAAAACCACCCTTCCCGGGTGTATTAGGCGAGCGGGTCTATAATGAGGTGTCAAAACAGGCCTGGAATATGTGGCTGGCCCACCAAACTATGCTTATCAATGAATACCGTCTGAATTTAATGGAAGCGAAAGCCCGTGAATTTTTAAAAGAAGAAATGCAAAAATACTTTTTTGGCGAGGGTTCTGACAAACCATCCGGCTATACACCCCTAAGCTCTGGCGAATAA
- a CDS encoding PilZ domain-containing protein, protein MPIHERRQHFRVEDHIYFNYRIMEPGELCPDRAVVDQLLGKNGQRYLEAAHYFQEIDYELAELTQVIALKEPTIAHYLNLLNAKIDYLSRQMLMTNTIQLRKVNISLGGMAFKTPELIREKTLLKLVIYTKPKMIPIIVEGTVVYSQYQSEHNYRTAVSFNGLTNEQEQILSQHILLAQAKHRSD, encoded by the coding sequence ATGCCTATACATGAGAGACGTCAACATTTTCGGGTAGAAGATCATATCTATTTTAATTACCGAATTATGGAACCAGGGGAACTGTGTCCTGATCGCGCAGTTGTGGATCAACTTCTAGGTAAAAATGGGCAACGCTATCTGGAAGCGGCTCATTATTTTCAAGAAATAGATTATGAATTGGCGGAACTTACCCAAGTGATTGCACTTAAAGAACCTACCATAGCCCATTATCTTAATCTGCTCAATGCAAAAATAGATTATTTATCACGGCAAATGCTCATGACCAATACCATTCAACTACGTAAAGTTAATATCAGTCTGGGTGGAATGGCATTTAAAACACCTGAACTCATTAGAGAAAAAACACTTTTAAAATTAGTTATTTATACCAAACCCAAAATGATACCCATCATAGTTGAAGGGACTGTAGTTTATAGCCAATATCAAAGCGAGCATAATTATCGCACTGCAGTATCTTTTAATGGATTAACCAACGAACAGGAGCAAATCCTTTCCCAACATATTTTATTGGCGCAGGCAAAACATCGTTCAGATTAA